The nucleotide sequence GCCGCCGGTTTCTCGATCGGCTTCGAGCGGGTCGTCGACCTCATCGAGCTGCCTGAGGACGCCTCCGCGGAGTCCGTCGTGCTCGTCTACGATCCCGCCGTGCCGCTCGACCGCCTCGTCGCGATCAAGTCGGAGCTGATCGCGCGCGGGCAGCGTGTCCGCCTCGACCGGCGGGCGAAGAACCTCAAGGCCGTGCTCGACCGTGCGGCCTCCGCCGGCTTCCGCTCGTTCGCGTTCGTCAACGCGGACACGGCGGATGCGGCTGCCCTCGAGGTCAAGCCGCTGAACTGAGCGGCTCACCTCGCATCACTAGACTGACGTCGTAAAACCCACGAAAAACCACGCAAGGAGACAGTTGTGGCTGCAATCGAAGCTGTAGGCGCTCGCGAGATCTTGGACTCGCGCGGCAACCCGACCGTCGAGGTCGAGGTGCTCCTCGAGGACGGCACGGTCAGCCGTGCCGCCGTCCCGTCCGGCGCGTCCACCGGGGCGTTCGAGGCCTACGAGCTGCGAGACGGCGACAAGGAGCGCTACCAGGGCAAGGGCGTGCTCAAGGCCGTGGATGCGGTGCTCGACGAGCTCGGACCTGCGATCGAGGGCTTCGAGGCCTCCGAGCAGCGCCTGGTCGACGAGGCCCTGATCGACCTCGACGGCACCGACAACAAGAAGCGCGTCGGAGCCAACGCCATCCTCGGTGTCAGCCTCGCCGTCGCCAAGGCCGCGGCCGACTCGGCCGACCTGCCGCTGTTCCGCTACGTCGGCGGACCGAACGCCCACGTCCTGCCCGTCCCGATGATGAACATCATCAACGGCGGCGCGCACGCGGACACCGGCGTCGACATCCAGGAGTTCATGGTCCTCCCGCTCGGCGCGGAGACCTACTCCGAGGGCCTCCGCTGGGGCGTCGAGACCTACCACTCGCTCAAGGCTCTGCTGAAGTCGAAGGGCCTCAACACCGGCCTCGGCGACGAGGGCGGCTTCGCCCCGGAGCTCGAGCACAACCGCGCGGCGCTCGACCTGATCTCCGAAGCCATCGAGAAGGCCGGCTTCACCGTCGGCCGCGACATCGCCCTCGGCCTCGACGTCGCCTCCACCGAGTTCTTCGAGAACGGCGTGTACCGCTTCGAGGGTCAGGAGCGCACCGCCGCCGAGATGAGCGCCTACTACCAGGAGCTCGCGGCGAACTACCCGCTCGTCTCCATCGAGGACCCGCTGGCGGAGGACGACTGGGAGGGCTGGGCGCACCTCACCGCCGAGCTCGGCACCAAGCTGCAGCTCGTCGGCGACGACCTGTTCGTCACCAACCCGAAGCGCCTCGCCGAGGGCATCACCAAGCACGCGGCCAACAGCATCCTCGTCAAGGTCAACCAGATCGGCACCCTGACCGAGACGCTCGACGCCGTGTCGCTCGCCCAGCGCAGCGGCATGACCGCGGTGCTCTCGCACCGCTCCGGCGAGACCGAGGACACCACGATCGCCGACCTCGCCGTCGCCACCAACGCCGGCCAGATCAAGACCGGCGCCCCGGCCCGCTCCGAGCGCGTCGCGAAGTACAACCAGCTGCTCCGCATCGAGGAGGAGCTGGGCGACGCCGCCGTCTACGCCGGCCGCAGCGCCTTCCCGCGCTTCACCGCGTAACCGCACCCACCGCGCGGCCCCCGGGGTTCCCCCGGGGGCCGTCCGCGTCTCCGGCTGCGTGAGGTGCACGTAGTTGCGCCTCCGCACGGCGTGTCGCGCGCAACTACGTGCACCTCGAGGCCGCGGGAGGGCGCCCGACGGTAGGGTGCTGGGGTGACCACGGAGTCGGAGGTCGTCCCGCTCGTCCTGTTCCTCGCGCTCGCGGCGCTGTTCGCCCTCCTCGGGCTGTTCCTCCTGCTGCGTCCTGACCGAAGCGCCGAGTTCTTCTCCGAGGAGGATTCGCACCGCCGCTTCCGGGCACGCGACGCGCGGGCGCTCGGCCTGGTCTTCCTCGTCGGCGGCGGGGCGCTGGTCGCGCTCGGCGCTGTGCGTCTCGTGGGCATCCTGGCCGCCGGCTGAGCGCATCCCGACACCCCGTGCCGCCACGGGTCGAAGTGACGTCATCGCCTACGATGGGAGGGGGCCGCCCGGTCCCGATCCGCCACCAGCATCCCGAACCGGAGGGCCCATGCCGAAGCCGCGCACGCAACGCGTCCCGGTGCGCATGTCACGCCCGACCGGTACCGGCCGCTGGCTGCGCCAGCTGCATTTCTCGGCGTTCTCGCTCGTGATGATGGGCGTCCTCGTGCTCGCGGTGCTCATCCTGGCGCCGACCGTCCAGGCGTTCCTGTCGCAGCGGCAGCAGATCGCCGACCAGCAGCACGCGGTCGACCAGCTCGCCGCTCAGGTCAACACCCTCAAGGACCAGCGCGCGCGCTGGAACGACCCCAGCTACCTGCGCGCCCAGGCCCGCGACCGGCTGTACTACGTCATGCCCGGCGAGGTCAGCTACCTCGTCATCGACGACCGTCCGCCGGCGGCGAAGCAGGATACGACCCCCGTCAGCTCCAAGCTGGTGAAGACGCAGACCGACTGGGTCGGCTCGCTGTTCGGCTCCTTCATGGGCGCCGGACTGACGCAGGCGACCCCGCAGCAGCTGAGCGGAACCCCGGCTCCCGACCCGACGGCTCCCGCCACCGGGTCGCCCACCCCGAAGAAGTAACGCCATGACCAGACCCCCGTTCGACCCCGTGACCGACGAGGACATCGCCGTCGTCTCCGAGCAGCTGGGCCGTTCCGCCCGCAACGTCGTCGGCATCGCCGCGCGCTGCGTGTGCGGCCGCCCGACGGTGGTCTCCACGGCGCCCCGCCTGGACGACGGGACGCCGTTCCCGACGTTCTACTATCTGACGCATCCCGCCGCGACCGCGGCCATGTCGGCGCTCGAGGCGACCCAGGTCATGGCCGAGTACAACGACCTCCTCGCGGAGGCCGACGACGTCGCGACCGCCTACCGCGCGGCGCACGAGCAGTATTTGGCCGACCGCGAGTCCATCGCCGTGGTGGAGGAGATCGCCGGCATCTCGGCGGGCGGCATGCCCTCCCGCGTGAAGTGCCTGCACGCCCTCGCCGCACACGCCCTCGCCGCCGGCCCAGGAGTCAACCCGATCGGCGACCTGGCGCTCGCCCGCGGCGACTGGTCGCCCGCGGTGTGCGAGTGCCGCATCGACGTCGCCGGCTAGGACGCCTGGTGGGGGACCGGATGCGGCGGTCGGCCGCACGTGAGCCCCGAGTCGCCGCAGGCGGCCCGGCGGCTTCGGTCCGCCCGCGCGGCGCTCGCACCCGGACGGCCCGCACCCACCCGGCCCGCGGCCTCGCCTCCATCGCCGCGGCCGCGCTCGCCATCGCATCCACCCTCGTCCCCGCCACGGCCGCCCGCGCCGACCAGGTGCGCGACCTCGAGTACTGGCTGAACGACTACGGCTTCGCCCAGGCCTGGAACACGACCCGCGGCGCGGGAGTGAAGGTCGCCGTCATCGACACCGGCGTCGACGGCTCCGTGCCCGACCTCGCCGGCGCTGTCGTCGGCGGTACGGATGTCTCCGGGGTGGGCGCCGCCTCCGGCCAGAAGCCGCTCGGCGACGCGGAGAGCGCCAACCACGGCACCTGGGTCGCCTCCCTGCTGGCTGGCCGGGGGACCGGGCCGGACAGCGGCGTGCTGGGCGCGGCGCCGGACGCCACCATCCTCAGCGCGTCCGTCGCTTTGGGCAAGGCGATGGGACCGGTCGGCAGCGACGAGCAGATCGCCGAGGCCGTCCGCTGGGCGGTCGACAACGGCGCGTCGGTGATCAACATGTCGCTGACCCGCAACACGCTCGACTGGCCGACCAGCTGGGATGAGGCGTTCCAGTACGCCTTCTCGCACGACGTGGTCATCGTGGCCGCGGCGGGCAACCGGGGGAGCGGCACCAGCGAGGTCGGGGCGCCGGCGACCATCCCCGGCGTGCTCACCGTCGCCGGGGTCGACCGGGCGGGCAAGGCCAGCTTCGACGCGTCCGCCCAGGGCATCACGATCGGCGTCTCGGCGCCGAGCGAGCAGCTCGTCGGCGCGAACCCGGGCGGAGGGTACGTGCAGTGGGCGGGCACCAGCGGCGCCGCGCCGCTCGTGTCGGGCGCTGTCGCGCTCGTGCGCGCCGCGCATCCCGAGCTGAAGGCCCCGGATGTGATCGAGCGGATCATTCGCACAGCGAAACCCGCAGGCGGCACCGTGCCGAGCCCGATCTACGGCTACGGACTGCTGGATGCGGCGGCCGCGGTCACGGCCTCCGTCTCGCATGTCACCGCGAATCCGATGGGCGATCTCGGCGATTGGATCCGCATCCACCGACGGGCGGAATCGCCCTCGACGCCTGCGCCGTCGACCCCCGCTCCGGGCGGCGATCCGCAGGCCGCGCCCGTCCCGGCGAAACTGACCCCCGAGCGCGCGCTACCATGGAATCGGTTCTTCTGGCCGCAATGGAGCGTCCTCACCGCATTCTGGCTGCCGTTCGGTCTGATTGCCGGCTTTCTCGCTCTCGTCGCCCTCGGCGGCGTCGGCGTCTGGTCGCATTTCAGGCGGATGCGCAGCAAGGAGTAATGTAAGGCCCAAACTTATCGGTTAGAGGAGACGCTTCACTGTGCCCAAAATCCTGATCGTCGGCGGCGGATACGCCGGCTTCTACACCGCGTGGAAGCTCGAGAAACAGCTCCGCCCGGGCGAGGCCGAGGTCACCATGGTCGACCCGCTGCCGTACATGACGTACCAGCCGTTCCTCCCGGAGGTCGCCGCGGGTTCGATCGAGCCGCGTCACGCGGTCGTCGCGCACCGCCGCCACCTCAAGACCACGAACATCATCACCGCGAAGGTCACGTACGTCGACCACGCACGCAAGGTGGCGACCATCCAGCCGCCCGTCGGCGAGGCGTACGAGTTCGAGTACGACATCGTCGTGGTCACGGCGGGTGCCGTGTCGCGCACGTTCCCGATCCCGGGTGTCGCGGACCAGGCGGTCGGCCTGAAGAACATCGAGGAGGCCGTGTACATCCGCGACCAGCTCCTCACCAACTTCGACAAGGCCGCCGGGATGCCGGCCGGCCCGGAGCGCGACCGCCTCCTCACCGTCGTGGTCGTCGGCGGTGGCTTCGCCGGCATCGAGATCTTCGCCGAGCTGCGCTCCTTCGCCAGCACGCTGCTGAAGCGCTACCCGGAGCTGTCGTTCGAGGACACGCACTTCCACCTGATCGAGGCCATGGGCCGGATCATGCCGGAGGTGTCGCTCAAGACCAGCCACTGGGTGATCAAGAACCTCGCGGAGCGGGGGGCGCAGATCCACCTGGAGACGCAGCTCACCAGCGCGGTGGACGGCGTCATCCAGCTGTCGACCGGCGAGAGCTTCGAGACCGACCTCATCGTCTGGACCGCCGGTGTCATGGCGAACCCGACGATCGTGCGTCACACCGACCTCCCGATCGAGGAGCGCGGCCGCCTCCGCGTCCGTGCCGACCTCCGCGTGGGCACCGACGAGGAGATCGTCGAGGACGCCTGGGGCGCCGGCGATGTCTCGGCCGTCCCCGACCTGACCGGTGCGGGTGTCGGCGGCTACTGCGTGCCGAACGCCCAGCACGCGGTGCGCCAGGGCAAGCTGCTCGCGAAGAACATCGTGGCGTCGCTGCGCGGTGAGCTGCCGCGCCAGTACTACCACAAGAGCCTCGGCGCGGTCGCGGGCCTCGGCGTCGGCGTCGGCGTGCTCCAGTCCGGCAAGATCGCCATGAAGGGCGTCATCGGCTGGCTCGCGCACCGCGGCTACCACGGCCTGGCCATGCCGTCGTGGGAGCGCAAGTGGCGCGTCATCTGGGGCTGGTGGAACAACTTCTGGCTCGGACGCGACATCGTCTCCCTCGAGGCCGTGCAGCACCCGCGCGCCGGTTTCGAGGAGTTCGCCGCCCGCCCGAAGCCGGCCGTCGAGGCCGCTCCGGAGGAGCCGGCGAAGAAGGCTCCGGCCCGCAAGAAGCCCGCTGCCGAGAAGCAGCCGGCGGAGGTCACCGCGAAGTAGTTCGCGGAGCGAACACCGCACGAAGGCCCGGTCCCCTCAGGGGACCGGGCCTTCGGCGTTTGGGCCCATCAGATGTCCTATGCCACCCCCCATCTTGGGACTGAGGATCTCTCGACTTGCGTCGATAGAGTGTGCGCATGAGCGGCGATGGCTTGATTCCCTTTAGGCCGCCACGACGCCCCCGGGATCGTGACGCCAGTCGAAAGCGGGCAAATACCATCGTCGTCGTCGCCGCCGCGCTTATTGCTTTGCTGATCGTCGCCCTCGGTGTTCCCGTGTCGATCGCCACCGCTCGTGCGGCATTCAATCCACCACCGCGACAACATAGCGTTGCTGCGGCTGCACCATCCAGTGAACCCACAACTCCGGTCGAGGAAGCTGAAACGGCAGCTGTTCCCAACGTTGTCGGGATGACTCGAGCCAATGCGCGCGCGCTGCTTCAGCGCAACGGGTTCGCCGTCGTCGACGGCAGCGTCCCCGGAGGCGAGGACGACGTCGTCATCGGGCAGGACCCGGGAGCGTCGGCGGAAGCCGAAGTCGGCGAGATCGTCTCCCTGAGGTTCTCGGCCGCAACGCCGACGCCGACGCCGACGCCGACACCCGTCCCGGCTCCCGCTCCGCCTCCCGTGGATACCGTGCAGTACTCGGTCTGGGGAAGCGGAACCTCGGCCTCGAGTGTGACTTACAGCATCCCGAACGGAGCCTTCTCCCAGTCGCAGGTCGCAGGCGCCAGCATCCCGTGGAGCGTCACCCTCCCGATCACGGGAAGGTACAAC is from Leifsonia sp. 466MF and encodes:
- a CDS encoding FtsB family cell division protein, giving the protein MPKPRTQRVPVRMSRPTGTGRWLRQLHFSAFSLVMMGVLVLAVLILAPTVQAFLSQRQQIADQQHAVDQLAAQVNTLKDQRARWNDPSYLRAQARDRLYYVMPGEVSYLVIDDRPPAAKQDTTPVSSKLVKTQTDWVGSLFGSFMGAGLTQATPQQLSGTPAPDPTAPATGSPTPKK
- a CDS encoding S8 family peptidase, producing the protein MGDRMRRSAAREPRVAAGGPAASVRPRGARTRTARTHPARGLASIAAAALAIASTLVPATAARADQVRDLEYWLNDYGFAQAWNTTRGAGVKVAVIDTGVDGSVPDLAGAVVGGTDVSGVGAASGQKPLGDAESANHGTWVASLLAGRGTGPDSGVLGAAPDATILSASVALGKAMGPVGSDEQIAEAVRWAVDNGASVINMSLTRNTLDWPTSWDEAFQYAFSHDVVIVAAAGNRGSGTSEVGAPATIPGVLTVAGVDRAGKASFDASAQGITIGVSAPSEQLVGANPGGGYVQWAGTSGAAPLVSGAVALVRAAHPELKAPDVIERIIRTAKPAGGTVPSPIYGYGLLDAAAAVTASVSHVTANPMGDLGDWIRIHRRAESPSTPAPSTPAPGGDPQAAPVPAKLTPERALPWNRFFWPQWSVLTAFWLPFGLIAGFLALVALGGVGVWSHFRRMRSKE
- a CDS encoding NAD(P)/FAD-dependent oxidoreductase, whose amino-acid sequence is MPKILIVGGGYAGFYTAWKLEKQLRPGEAEVTMVDPLPYMTYQPFLPEVAAGSIEPRHAVVAHRRHLKTTNIITAKVTYVDHARKVATIQPPVGEAYEFEYDIVVVTAGAVSRTFPIPGVADQAVGLKNIEEAVYIRDQLLTNFDKAAGMPAGPERDRLLTVVVVGGGFAGIEIFAELRSFASTLLKRYPELSFEDTHFHLIEAMGRIMPEVSLKTSHWVIKNLAERGAQIHLETQLTSAVDGVIQLSTGESFETDLIVWTAGVMANPTIVRHTDLPIEERGRLRVRADLRVGTDEEIVEDAWGAGDVSAVPDLTGAGVGGYCVPNAQHAVRQGKLLAKNIVASLRGELPRQYYHKSLGAVAGLGVGVGVLQSGKIAMKGVIGWLAHRGYHGLAMPSWERKWRVIWGWWNNFWLGRDIVSLEAVQHPRAGFEEFAARPKPAVEAAPEEPAKKAPARKKPAAEKQPAEVTAK
- the eno gene encoding phosphopyruvate hydratase → MAAIEAVGAREILDSRGNPTVEVEVLLEDGTVSRAAVPSGASTGAFEAYELRDGDKERYQGKGVLKAVDAVLDELGPAIEGFEASEQRLVDEALIDLDGTDNKKRVGANAILGVSLAVAKAAADSADLPLFRYVGGPNAHVLPVPMMNIINGGAHADTGVDIQEFMVLPLGAETYSEGLRWGVETYHSLKALLKSKGLNTGLGDEGGFAPELEHNRAALDLISEAIEKAGFTVGRDIALGLDVASTEFFENGVYRFEGQERTAAEMSAYYQELAANYPLVSIEDPLAEDDWEGWAHLTAELGTKLQLVGDDLFVTNPKRLAEGITKHAANSILVKVNQIGTLTETLDAVSLAQRSGMTAVLSHRSGETEDTTIADLAVATNAGQIKTGAPARSERVAKYNQLLRIEEELGDAAVYAGRSAFPRFTA
- a CDS encoding MmpS family transport accessory protein gives rise to the protein MSGDGLIPFRPPRRPRDRDASRKRANTIVVVAAALIALLIVALGVPVSIATARAAFNPPPRQHSVAAAAPSSEPTTPVEEAETAAVPNVVGMTRANARALLQRNGFAVVDGSVPGGEDDVVIGQDPGASAEAEVGEIVSLRFSAATPTPTPTPTPVPAPAPPPVDTVQYSVWGSGTSASSVTYSIPNGAFSQSQVAGASIPWSVTLPITGRYNAYVVLAQAGDGDSISCAITINGKIVDQQTSTGPYTIVTCSHSSF
- a CDS encoding DUF501 domain-containing protein, producing the protein MTRPPFDPVTDEDIAVVSEQLGRSARNVVGIAARCVCGRPTVVSTAPRLDDGTPFPTFYYLTHPAATAAMSALEATQVMAEYNDLLAEADDVATAYRAAHEQYLADRESIAVVEEIAGISAGGMPSRVKCLHALAAHALAAGPGVNPIGDLALARGDWSPAVCECRIDVAG